In Symphalangus syndactylus isolate Jambi chromosome 6, NHGRI_mSymSyn1-v2.1_pri, whole genome shotgun sequence, a genomic segment contains:
- the PNPLA8 gene encoding calcium-independent phospholipase A2-gamma isoform X3: MSINLTVDIYIYLLSNARSICGKQRSKQLYFLFSPKHYWRISHISLQRGFHTNIIRCKWTKSEAHSCSKHCYSPSNHGLHIGILKLSTSAPKGLTKVNICMSRIKSTLNSVSKAVFGNQNEMISRLAQFKASSQILRKVSDSGWLKQKNIKQAIKSLKKYSDKSAEKSPFPEEKSHIIDKEEDIGKRSLFHYTSSITTKFGDSFYFLSNHINSYFKRKEKMSQQKENEHFGDKSELEDKKVEEGKLRSPDPGILAYKPGSESLHTVDKPTSPSAIPDVLQVSTKQSIANFLSRPTEGVQALVGGYIGGLVPKLKYDSKSQSEEQEEPAKTDQAVSKDRNAEEKKRLSLQREKIIARVSIDNRTRALVQALRRTTDPKLCITRVEELTFHLLEFPEGKGVAVKERIIPYLLRLRQIKDETLQAAVREILALIGYVDPVKGRGIRILSIDGGGTRNCHFAFNLFCRGVVALQTLRKLVELTQKPVHQLFDYICGVSTGAILAFMLGLFHMPLDECEELYRKLGSDVFSQNVIVGTVKMSWSHAFYDSQTWENILKVPREQAPVHKHLSSLSLMACLLRSHGRKPRQPRVCVGRDYIQQHGYQDCDSLGASIVNILLYLSSGLFCHSIFFPSLFIERTFIYLFCCDNFALL, encoded by the exons aTGTCTATTAATCTGactgtagatatatatatttacctccTTAGTAATGCAAGAAGTATTTGTGGGAAGCAGAGAAGCAAGCAGCTGTATTTCTTGTTCTCACCTAAGCATTACTGGAGGATAAGCCACATCAGTCTACAAAGAGGTTTTCATACAAACATAATAAGATGTAAATGGACCAAAAGTGAAGCACATTCTTGCAGTAAGCACTGTTACTCTCCAAGCAACCATGGTTTACATATTGGGATTTTGAAACTTAGCACTTCTGCTCCCAAAGGACTTACAAAAGTGAACATTTGTATGTCCCGTATTAAAAGTACTTTGAACTCTGTTTCAAAGGCTGTTTTTGGCAATCAAAATGAAATGATTTCACGTTTAGCTCAATTTAAGGCAAGTTCccaaattttaagaaaagtatCAGATAGTGGCTggttaaaacagaaaaacatcaaACAAGCCATCAAATCTCTGAAAAAATATAGTGACAAATCAGCAGAAAAGAGTCCTTTTCCAGAAGAGAAAAGTCACATTATAGACAAAGAAGAAGATATAGGTAAACGCAGTCTTTTTCATTACACAAGTTCTATAACCACAAAATTTGGAGACTCATTCTACTTTTTATCAAATCATATTAATTCATATTTCAAACGTAAGGAAAAAATGTCtcaacaaaaggaaaatgaacattTCGGGGACAAATCAGAACTTGAAGATAAAAAGGTAGAAGAGGGGAAATTAAGATCTCCAGATCCTGGCATCCTGGCTTATAAGCCAGGCTCAGAATCTTTACATACTGTGGACAAGCCTACAAGTCCTTCTGCAATACCTGATGTTCTTCAAGTTTCAACTAAACAAAGTATTGCTAACTTTCTTTCTCGTCCCACGGAAGGTGTACAAGCTTTAGTAGGTGGTTATATTGGTGGACTTGTCCCCAAATTAAAATATGATTCAAAGAGTCAGTCAGAAGAACAGGAAGAACCTGCTAAAACTGATCAGGCTGTCAGCAAAGACAGAAATGCAGAGGAGAAAAAGCGTTTATCTCTTCAGCGAGAAAAG ATTATCGCAAGGGTGAGTATTGATAACAGGACCCGGGCATTAGTTCAGGCATTAAGAAGAACAACTGACCCAAAGCTCTGCATTACTAGGGTTGAAGAACTGACTTTTCATCTTCTAGAATTTCCTGAAGGAAAAGGAGTGGCTGTCAag GAAAGAATTATTCCATATTTATTACGACTGAGACAAATTAAGGATGAAACTCTTCAGGCTGCAGTTAGAGAAATATTGGCCCTAATTGGCTACGTGGATCCAGTGAAAGGGAGAGGAATCCGAATTCTCTCAATTGATGGTGGAGGAACGAG gaATTGTCATTTTGCCTTTAATCTTTTCTGTAGGGGCGTGGTTGCTCTCCAGACCCTACGAAAATTAGTTGAACTTACTCAGAAGCCAGTTCATCAGCTCTTTGATTACATTTGTGGTGTAAGCAcag GTGCCATATTAGCTTTCATGTTGGGGTTGTTTCATATGCCTTTGGATGAATGTGAGGAACTTTATCGAAAATTAGGATCAGATGTATTTTCACAAAATGTCATTGTTGGAACAGTCAAAATGAGTTGGAGCCATGCATTTTATGACAGTCAAACATGGGAAAACATTCTTAA AGTTCCCAGAGAGCAAGCCCCAGTGCATAAGCACTTATCAAGCCTCAGTTTAATGGCATGTTTGCTGAGGTCACATGGACGAAAGCCACGCCAACCAAGAGTCTGTGTAGGAAGAGACTATATACAACAACATGGATACCAGGACTGTGATTCACTGGGTGCCAGTATTGTTAATATTCTTCTGTATCTATCTTCTGGCCTTTTTTGTCAtagcattttttttccctcattgtTTATTGAgaggacttttatttatttattttgctgtgataATTTTGCGTTACTTTAA